A region from the Brassica napus cultivar Da-Ae chromosome C8, Da-Ae, whole genome shotgun sequence genome encodes:
- the LOC106415248 gene encoding photosystem I reaction center subunit XI, chloroplastic-like: protein MATTASPMASQLRLSFCSATNVRRLAVPKGISGAPFGVSPTKKTFSFTVRALQSDKPTFQVVQPINGDPFIGSLETPVTSSPLIAWYLSNLPAYRTAINPLLRGVEVGLAHGFLLVGPFVKAGPLRNTAYAGSAGSLAAAGLVVILSMCLTIYGIASFKEGEPSIAPSLTLTGRKKQPDQLQTAEGWAKFTGGFFFGGISGVTWAYFLLYVLDLPYYVK, encoded by the exons atgGCAACGACTGCATCTCCAATGGCGAGCCAGCTAAGATTAAGCTTCTGTTCTGCTACTAATGTGAGGCGTCTCGCTGTTCCTAAGGGCATATCCGGGGCTCCTTTCGGCGTTTCACCGACCAAGAAAACGTTTTCTTTCACCGTCCGAGCTCTCCAGTCAGACAAG CCAACATTCCAAGTGGTCCAACCAATCAACGGAGATCCATTCATCGGAAGTTTAGAAACCCCAGTGACGTCAAGCCCATTGATCGCGTGGTATCTCTCCAACCTCCCGGCTTACCGCACGGCCATCAACCCTCTCCTCCGTGGTGTCGAAGTGGGTTTGGCTCATGGTTTCCTCTTAGTGGGTCCGTTTGTCAAAGCAGGTCCATTAAGGAACACTGCTTACGCTGGCTCCGCCGGCTCTTTGGCCGCTGCTGGGCTTGTAGTCATCCTCAGCATGTGCCTCACTATCTATGGAATCGCTTCGTTCAAGGAAGGAGAGCCGTCGATTGCACCAAGTTTGACTTTGACCGGGCGGAAGAAGCAACCGGACCAGCTTCAGACAGCAGAGGGATGGGCTAAGTTCACTGGAGGGTTCTTCTTCGGAGGGATCTCAGGTGTGACTTGGGCTTACTTCCTTCTCTACGTTCTTGACCTTCCTTATTACGTCAAATGA